One Syntrophorhabdaceae bacterium genomic window carries:
- the selB gene encoding selenocysteine-specific translation elongation factor, whose product MKRIIVGTAGHIDHGKTTLIRALTGIDCDRLKEEKERGITTELGFAHWHLDDDLLVGIVDVPGHEKFVRHMVAGAWGIDTVLIVVAADEGVMPQTREHLDICEMLGLTKGIVVITKKDLVDEEMVQLVEEDVKDFLQGRALENAPVVAVSATTGENLEVLKAMLRDISTRIEEKSREGIFRLPVDRVFTLRGLGTIVTGTCISGSLGVGEEVELFPFTRKARVRSIQAYHDDVKEATAGQRIALNLQGLDRQDVERGSMVARPDTLLLTSRIDASLRLLKLAIKPIRHDSILRFHIATTQEEARLVLLETDQIEPGQELFVQFVFKKPIVVLPGDRFILRGSYAIQTVGGGRVLDIMPSRHKRKAEGLGNIYHILNQGTDLEKTAYHVSKGGFRGVRQQTLSILTGKDVPSIQKTGEVLGKKSVATLVGKTYLHKRFFDAYQEKIVAFVGEYHKVNPLKIGIPKEELRSRLPATDVQVFQTALDECAASGRIVVEKDRVGSRDHAKGTGQTDEFEKRVLAALLASGFTPPGLKDLAGTVGVTEKNVRELLERLAFRGGVVKVAQDMFFHRDMIEELKEKATNYLRNHHEMGPSDFKSELNLSRKFLIPLLEYLDQIKLTIRKGDKRVLRG is encoded by the coding sequence ATGAAACGTATCATAGTGGGGACCGCCGGGCATATCGATCACGGGAAGACGACCCTTATCAGGGCCCTGACCGGTATCGATTGCGATCGTCTTAAAGAGGAGAAGGAAAGAGGCATCACCACGGAGCTGGGTTTTGCCCACTGGCACCTGGATGACGACCTTCTTGTGGGGATAGTCGATGTGCCGGGTCACGAAAAGTTCGTCCGTCACATGGTGGCAGGCGCCTGGGGCATCGATACGGTGCTTATCGTTGTGGCCGCTGACGAGGGTGTCATGCCGCAGACACGGGAGCACCTGGATATATGCGAGATGCTCGGGCTTACGAAGGGCATAGTCGTCATAACAAAGAAAGACCTCGTCGACGAGGAGATGGTCCAGCTCGTGGAGGAGGATGTCAAGGATTTTCTGCAGGGCAGGGCGCTGGAAAACGCCCCCGTTGTGGCGGTGTCCGCGACGACGGGGGAAAACCTGGAAGTGCTCAAGGCGATGCTCCGCGATATTTCCACCCGGATCGAAGAGAAATCGAGGGAAGGCATATTCCGGCTCCCCGTTGACCGGGTTTTCACTTTGAGGGGCCTGGGGACCATCGTCACGGGAACCTGTATATCGGGGTCGCTTGGTGTAGGCGAGGAGGTGGAGCTCTTCCCGTTTACGAGGAAGGCGAGGGTGCGCAGTATCCAGGCCTATCACGATGACGTGAAGGAAGCCACCGCCGGTCAGAGGATCGCCCTCAATCTTCAGGGCCTGGACAGGCAGGATGTTGAACGGGGGAGCATGGTGGCGCGGCCCGACACGCTTTTGCTCACTTCAAGGATCGATGCCTCCCTGAGACTTCTGAAGCTTGCCATAAAGCCGATACGCCACGACAGCATACTGCGTTTCCATATTGCAACGACTCAGGAAGAGGCGCGTCTTGTTTTGCTTGAGACCGACCAGATCGAGCCGGGCCAGGAGCTCTTCGTACAGTTCGTGTTCAAGAAACCCATTGTAGTGCTGCCCGGTGACAGGTTCATCCTCCGCGGGTCCTATGCCATCCAGACTGTGGGCGGCGGAAGGGTCCTCGACATCATGCCATCGAGGCATAAGAGGAAGGCTGAGGGGCTTGGGAACATCTATCACATTTTGAACCAGGGTACGGACCTGGAAAAGACCGCCTATCATGTATCAAAAGGCGGTTTTCGGGGGGTCAGGCAGCAGACTCTTTCGATACTCACGGGGAAGGATGTCCCTTCGATCCAGAAGACCGGCGAGGTTCTGGGGAAGAAATCGGTAGCGACCCTCGTGGGAAAGACGTATCTGCATAAGAGGTTTTTCGACGCTTATCAGGAAAAGATCGTTGCTTTCGTTGGCGAATATCATAAGGTAAATCCCTTGAAGATCGGGATTCCGAAGGAAGAACTGCGGTCTCGGCTGCCTGCTACCGACGTTCAGGTCTTTCAGACAGCGCTGGATGAATGTGCGGCCTCAGGCCGTATCGTCGTGGAAAAGGACCGCGTAGGGTCGCGGGATCACGCCAAGGGTACGGGCCAGACCGATGAATTTGAAAAACGCGTCCTCGCCGCCCTTCTCGCTTCAGGTTTCACACCGCCGGGACTTAAAGACCTGGCGGGGACGGTGGGAGTTACCGAGAAGAATGTCAGGGAGCTTCTCGAACGCCTTGCTTTCAGGGGGGGTGTTGTCAAAGTGGCCCAGGATATGTTCTTCCATAGGGACATGATAGAAGAGCTCAAGGAAAAGGCCACCAATTATCTCCGCAACCATCACGAAATGGGCCCATCAGATTTCAAATCAGAACTCAACCTCTCAAGGAAATTCCTCATACCCCTTCTCGAATACCTGGACCAGATCAAACTGACGATCAGGAAAGGGGATAAGAGGGTACTGAGAGGATAA